In Balaenoptera acutorostrata chromosome 19, mBalAcu1.1, whole genome shotgun sequence, the following proteins share a genomic window:
- the LOC103018308 gene encoding zinc finger protein 350-like isoform X2, whose translation MTKVQESLLFEDVAVEFTREEWRLLDPAQKDLYQDVMLENYSNLLSVGYQSPKPIQIFKLKQRNKPWLEKENIHGQNFPVGEIGDHMQWSLEIQNKRKNMERGREHSSSGNVFHLRRNLVTLRQSHDKFDVLNSNLDLVNQNKSCVAKNPDKFNKYEKSFLRTKHEKRYTGVKCNKYGNTIFTNSKLSIHQTEKRKKHECIECGKTFIKKSQLTVHQRTHTGEKPYKCLKCGKAFCRKAELNIHMQVERGIKPHACSECGKTFSRKSQLLVHQKTHTGEKPYTCSECGRGFIQKGNFLIHQRIHTGEKPYGCKECGKAFSHKPCLVAHQVFHTGNPPYVCSECGRAYFQKSSLIRHQRGHTEEKRYKCNVCGKGYSTKSILSRHQRVHTGEKPHGCSNCGKAFCHKSSLTKHKKTHMKEKCVDSVKVENDFLGNHSSLCTTEPVQEKNSVETMTVQGPSVAVQTSLNISGFLAQGNVVLVGQPVARCVPSGNNREFVQERNLMNAVNVVVPSVTNYVLFYVTGNV comes from the exons GAATCATTATTATTTGAAGATGTAGCTGTGGAGTTCACCCGGGAGGAGTGGAGGCTACTAGACCCTGCTCAGAAGGACCTGTACCAGGATGTGATGCTGGAAAACTATAGCAACCTGCTGTCCGTCG GGTATCAAAGTCCCAAACCAATTCAAATCTTCAAgttgaagcaaagaaacaaaccatggttagaaaaggaaaatatccaTGGTCAGAACTTTCCAG TTGGAGAAATTGGTGATCATATGCAGTGGTCTTTGGAAATCCAAAACAAGCGTAAAAATATGGAAAGAGGCCGTGAACACAGTTCATCGGGAAATGTGTTTCATCTGCGCAGAAATCTTGTTACTTTAAGGCAAAGCCATGATAAGTTTGATGTACTGAACTCTAATTTAGATTTAGTTAACCAGAATAAAAGCTGTGTAGCGAAGAATCCTGACAAGTTTAATAAATATGAGAAATCGTTTCTTCGTACTAAGCATGAAAAACGTTACACTGGAGTTAAAtgcaataaatatggaaacaccaTCTTCACCAATTCGAAACTCAGTatacatcaaactgaaaaacGAAAGAAACATGAGTGTATTGAATGTGGTAAAACCTTCATCAAAAAGTCTCAACTCACTGTACATCAGAGAactcatacaggagagaaaccatataaaTGCCTTAAATGTGGTAAAGCCTTCTGTAGGAAAGCAGAGCTCAATATACATATGCAAGTGGAAAGAGGAATAAAACCCCATGCATGTAGTGAGTGTGGGAAAACTTTCTCCAGGAAATCTCAGCTCCTTGTACATCAGAAAactcatacaggagagaaaccctatacATGCAGTGAATGTGGAAGAGGCTTCATCCAGAAGGGTAATTTTCTTATACATCAgcgaattcatactggagagaagccctatgGATGCAAGGAATGTGGTAAAGCCTTCAGTCATAAGCCATGTCTCGTTGCACATCAGGTATTTCACACTGGAAATCCTCCCTATgtgtgcagtgaatgtggaaGAGCTTACTTTCAAAAGTCGAGTCTCATTAGACATCAAAGAGGTCATACAGAAGAGAAACGCTATAAATGCAACGTATGTGGGAAAGGCTACTCCACGAAGTCAATACTGAGTAGACATCAGAGAGttcatacaggagagaaaccccaTGGATGTAGCAATTGTGGGAAAGCCTTCTGCCACAAGTCCTCCCTCACTAAACATAAGAAAACTCATATGAAAGAGAAATGTGTGGATTCAGTCAAGGTGGAAAATGATTTTCTTGGGAATCACAGCTCATTATGTACCACAGAACCCGTACAGGAGAAAAACTCTGTTGAAACAATGACAGTGCAAGGGCCTTCTGTGGCCGTGCAGACATCATTAAATATCAGTGGGTTCCTAGCCCAAGGGAATGTAGTCCTTGTCGGACAGCCTGTTGCCAGATGTGTACCCTCAGGAAATAACAGAGAATTTGTACAGGAGAGAAACCTCATGAATGCAGTAAATGTGGTAGTGCCTTCAGTTACCAATTATGTCTTATTTTATGTCACAGGAAACGTGTAG
- the LOC103018308 gene encoding zinc finger protein 350-like isoform X1, protein MTKVQESLLFEDVAVEFTREEWRLLDPAQKDLYQDVMLENYSNLLSVGYQSPKPIQIFKLKQRNKPWLEKENIHGQNFPEVGEIGDHMQWSLEIQNKRKNMERGREHSSSGNVFHLRRNLVTLRQSHDKFDVLNSNLDLVNQNKSCVAKNPDKFNKYEKSFLRTKHEKRYTGVKCNKYGNTIFTNSKLSIHQTEKRKKHECIECGKTFIKKSQLTVHQRTHTGEKPYKCLKCGKAFCRKAELNIHMQVERGIKPHACSECGKTFSRKSQLLVHQKTHTGEKPYTCSECGRGFIQKGNFLIHQRIHTGEKPYGCKECGKAFSHKPCLVAHQVFHTGNPPYVCSECGRAYFQKSSLIRHQRGHTEEKRYKCNVCGKGYSTKSILSRHQRVHTGEKPHGCSNCGKAFCHKSSLTKHKKTHMKEKCVDSVKVENDFLGNHSSLCTTEPVQEKNSVETMTVQGPSVAVQTSLNISGFLAQGNVVLVGQPVARCVPSGNNREFVQERNLMNAVNVVVPSVTNYVLFYVTGNV, encoded by the exons GAATCATTATTATTTGAAGATGTAGCTGTGGAGTTCACCCGGGAGGAGTGGAGGCTACTAGACCCTGCTCAGAAGGACCTGTACCAGGATGTGATGCTGGAAAACTATAGCAACCTGCTGTCCGTCG GGTATCAAAGTCCCAAACCAATTCAAATCTTCAAgttgaagcaaagaaacaaaccatggttagaaaaggaaaatatccaTGGTCAGAACTTTCCAG aaGTTGGAGAAATTGGTGATCATATGCAGTGGTCTTTGGAAATCCAAAACAAGCGTAAAAATATGGAAAGAGGCCGTGAACACAGTTCATCGGGAAATGTGTTTCATCTGCGCAGAAATCTTGTTACTTTAAGGCAAAGCCATGATAAGTTTGATGTACTGAACTCTAATTTAGATTTAGTTAACCAGAATAAAAGCTGTGTAGCGAAGAATCCTGACAAGTTTAATAAATATGAGAAATCGTTTCTTCGTACTAAGCATGAAAAACGTTACACTGGAGTTAAAtgcaataaatatggaaacaccaTCTTCACCAATTCGAAACTCAGTatacatcaaactgaaaaacGAAAGAAACATGAGTGTATTGAATGTGGTAAAACCTTCATCAAAAAGTCTCAACTCACTGTACATCAGAGAactcatacaggagagaaaccatataaaTGCCTTAAATGTGGTAAAGCCTTCTGTAGGAAAGCAGAGCTCAATATACATATGCAAGTGGAAAGAGGAATAAAACCCCATGCATGTAGTGAGTGTGGGAAAACTTTCTCCAGGAAATCTCAGCTCCTTGTACATCAGAAAactcatacaggagagaaaccctatacATGCAGTGAATGTGGAAGAGGCTTCATCCAGAAGGGTAATTTTCTTATACATCAgcgaattcatactggagagaagccctatgGATGCAAGGAATGTGGTAAAGCCTTCAGTCATAAGCCATGTCTCGTTGCACATCAGGTATTTCACACTGGAAATCCTCCCTATgtgtgcagtgaatgtggaaGAGCTTACTTTCAAAAGTCGAGTCTCATTAGACATCAAAGAGGTCATACAGAAGAGAAACGCTATAAATGCAACGTATGTGGGAAAGGCTACTCCACGAAGTCAATACTGAGTAGACATCAGAGAGttcatacaggagagaaaccccaTGGATGTAGCAATTGTGGGAAAGCCTTCTGCCACAAGTCCTCCCTCACTAAACATAAGAAAACTCATATGAAAGAGAAATGTGTGGATTCAGTCAAGGTGGAAAATGATTTTCTTGGGAATCACAGCTCATTATGTACCACAGAACCCGTACAGGAGAAAAACTCTGTTGAAACAATGACAGTGCAAGGGCCTTCTGTGGCCGTGCAGACATCATTAAATATCAGTGGGTTCCTAGCCCAAGGGAATGTAGTCCTTGTCGGACAGCCTGTTGCCAGATGTGTACCCTCAGGAAATAACAGAGAATTTGTACAGGAGAGAAACCTCATGAATGCAGTAAATGTGGTAGTGCCTTCAGTTACCAATTATGTCTTATTTTATGTCACAGGAAACGTGTAG
- the LOC103018308 gene encoding zinc finger protein 350-like isoform X3, giving the protein MLENYSNLLSVGYQSPKPIQIFKLKQRNKPWLEKENIHGQNFPEVGEIGDHMQWSLEIQNKRKNMERGREHSSSGNVFHLRRNLVTLRQSHDKFDVLNSNLDLVNQNKSCVAKNPDKFNKYEKSFLRTKHEKRYTGVKCNKYGNTIFTNSKLSIHQTEKRKKHECIECGKTFIKKSQLTVHQRTHTGEKPYKCLKCGKAFCRKAELNIHMQVERGIKPHACSECGKTFSRKSQLLVHQKTHTGEKPYTCSECGRGFIQKGNFLIHQRIHTGEKPYGCKECGKAFSHKPCLVAHQVFHTGNPPYVCSECGRAYFQKSSLIRHQRGHTEEKRYKCNVCGKGYSTKSILSRHQRVHTGEKPHGCSNCGKAFCHKSSLTKHKKTHMKEKCVDSVKVENDFLGNHSSLCTTEPVQEKNSVETMTVQGPSVAVQTSLNISGFLAQGNVVLVGQPVARCVPSGNNREFVQERNLMNAVNVVVPSVTNYVLFYVTGNV; this is encoded by the exons ATGCTGGAAAACTATAGCAACCTGCTGTCCGTCG GGTATCAAAGTCCCAAACCAATTCAAATCTTCAAgttgaagcaaagaaacaaaccatggttagaaaaggaaaatatccaTGGTCAGAACTTTCCAG aaGTTGGAGAAATTGGTGATCATATGCAGTGGTCTTTGGAAATCCAAAACAAGCGTAAAAATATGGAAAGAGGCCGTGAACACAGTTCATCGGGAAATGTGTTTCATCTGCGCAGAAATCTTGTTACTTTAAGGCAAAGCCATGATAAGTTTGATGTACTGAACTCTAATTTAGATTTAGTTAACCAGAATAAAAGCTGTGTAGCGAAGAATCCTGACAAGTTTAATAAATATGAGAAATCGTTTCTTCGTACTAAGCATGAAAAACGTTACACTGGAGTTAAAtgcaataaatatggaaacaccaTCTTCACCAATTCGAAACTCAGTatacatcaaactgaaaaacGAAAGAAACATGAGTGTATTGAATGTGGTAAAACCTTCATCAAAAAGTCTCAACTCACTGTACATCAGAGAactcatacaggagagaaaccatataaaTGCCTTAAATGTGGTAAAGCCTTCTGTAGGAAAGCAGAGCTCAATATACATATGCAAGTGGAAAGAGGAATAAAACCCCATGCATGTAGTGAGTGTGGGAAAACTTTCTCCAGGAAATCTCAGCTCCTTGTACATCAGAAAactcatacaggagagaaaccctatacATGCAGTGAATGTGGAAGAGGCTTCATCCAGAAGGGTAATTTTCTTATACATCAgcgaattcatactggagagaagccctatgGATGCAAGGAATGTGGTAAAGCCTTCAGTCATAAGCCATGTCTCGTTGCACATCAGGTATTTCACACTGGAAATCCTCCCTATgtgtgcagtgaatgtggaaGAGCTTACTTTCAAAAGTCGAGTCTCATTAGACATCAAAGAGGTCATACAGAAGAGAAACGCTATAAATGCAACGTATGTGGGAAAGGCTACTCCACGAAGTCAATACTGAGTAGACATCAGAGAGttcatacaggagagaaaccccaTGGATGTAGCAATTGTGGGAAAGCCTTCTGCCACAAGTCCTCCCTCACTAAACATAAGAAAACTCATATGAAAGAGAAATGTGTGGATTCAGTCAAGGTGGAAAATGATTTTCTTGGGAATCACAGCTCATTATGTACCACAGAACCCGTACAGGAGAAAAACTCTGTTGAAACAATGACAGTGCAAGGGCCTTCTGTGGCCGTGCAGACATCATTAAATATCAGTGGGTTCCTAGCCCAAGGGAATGTAGTCCTTGTCGGACAGCCTGTTGCCAGATGTGTACCCTCAGGAAATAACAGAGAATTTGTACAGGAGAGAAACCTCATGAATGCAGTAAATGTGGTAGTGCCTTCAGTTACCAATTATGTCTTATTTTATGTCACAGGAAACGTGTAG